A part of Agromyces protaetiae genomic DNA contains:
- the lgt gene encoding prolipoprotein diacylglyceryl transferase yields the protein MSAPLSIPSPDYAWQVWELNLFGLQLNIHMYALAILLGIILATIITSRRLTKRGAEPGIVLDIALWAVPLGIIGARFYHVFTHPADYFAGQEWWKVFAIWEGGNAIFGSLIGGAVGVFIGCKLTGLRFWSFADALAPGLLVAQAVGRIGNWFNHELFGLPTDLPWGLEIESDNPAFPQGLADGTLFHPTFLYELIWNLLGAALIVFVLERRFNMRWGKAFGVYLIWYGAGRAFFESIRVDPSEMFLGVRSNVWAAWAAVVIGIVIILVQSRRHPGLEPSVYVPGREWQGSDAEVDSDDTESDSDSLDAAVEGENDPGDAAATSPGRSAS from the coding sequence GTGTCCGCACCCCTCAGCATTCCGAGCCCCGATTACGCGTGGCAGGTGTGGGAGCTCAACCTCTTCGGTCTGCAGCTCAACATCCACATGTACGCGCTCGCCATCCTGCTCGGCATCATCCTCGCGACGATCATCACGTCGCGACGCCTCACCAAGCGCGGGGCCGAACCCGGCATCGTGCTCGACATCGCGCTCTGGGCGGTGCCGCTGGGCATCATCGGGGCACGGTTCTACCACGTCTTCACCCACCCCGCCGACTACTTCGCCGGCCAGGAATGGTGGAAGGTCTTCGCGATCTGGGAGGGCGGCAACGCCATCTTCGGTTCGCTCATCGGCGGCGCCGTCGGCGTCTTCATCGGGTGCAAGCTCACAGGCCTCCGATTCTGGTCGTTCGCCGACGCGCTCGCTCCCGGTCTCCTCGTCGCGCAGGCGGTCGGCCGCATCGGCAACTGGTTCAACCATGAGCTCTTCGGACTTCCCACCGACCTGCCGTGGGGCCTCGAGATCGAGTCCGACAACCCCGCCTTCCCGCAGGGCCTCGCCGACGGCACGCTCTTCCACCCGACGTTCCTCTACGAGCTCATCTGGAACCTGCTGGGGGCCGCGCTCATCGTCTTCGTGCTCGAGCGCCGGTTCAACATGAGGTGGGGCAAGGCGTTCGGCGTGTACCTCATCTGGTACGGCGCCGGCCGCGCCTTCTTCGAGTCGATCCGCGTCGACCCGAGCGAGATGTTCCTGGGCGTCCGGTCGAACGTGTGGGCCGCGTGGGCGGCGGTCGTCATCGGTATCGTCATCATCCTCGTTCAGAGCCGTCGCCACCCCGGGCTCGAGCCCAGCGTCTACGTACCGGGCCGAGAATGGCAGGGTTCCGACGCTGAGGTAGACTCTGACGATACCGAGTCCGATTCAGACTCTCTCGACGCAGCCGTCGAGGGCGAGAACGACCCCGGCGATGCGGCGGCCACAAGCCCCGGCCGGTCAGCTTCCTAG
- the hisI gene encoding phosphoribosyl-AMP cyclohydrolase: protein MSEPGDEELERDDEPWAPDESPLDRALFNADGLLPAIIQQHDTREVLMLGWMDREALRRTLTEGRVTFWSRSRQEYWRKGDTSGHAQYVKHAALDCDADTLLVQVDQIGVACHTGTRTCFDGDALDVTVLDVTSSVTDGV, encoded by the coding sequence ATGAGCGAACCCGGCGATGAAGAACTCGAACGCGACGACGAGCCCTGGGCTCCCGACGAGTCGCCGCTCGATCGTGCGCTGTTCAACGCAGACGGGCTTCTGCCCGCGATCATCCAGCAGCACGACACCCGCGAGGTGCTCATGCTCGGCTGGATGGACCGCGAAGCCCTCCGCCGCACCCTCACCGAGGGGCGCGTGACGTTCTGGTCGCGCTCGCGCCAGGAGTACTGGCGCAAGGGCGACACGTCCGGGCACGCCCAGTATGTGAAGCACGCCGCGCTCGACTGCGATGCCGACACCTTGCTCGTGCAGGTCGACCAGATCGGCGTGGCATGCCACACGGGTACGCGCACGTGCTTCGACGGCGATGCGCTCGACGTCACGGTGCTCGACGTCACCTCGTCGGTGACCGACGGGGTCTGA
- a CDS encoding phosphoribosyl-ATP diphosphatase, whose translation MKTFDDLFVELADKARTRPEGSGTVRELDAGVHAIGKKIVEEAAEVWMAAEYQSDDETSEEISQLLYHLQVLMLAKGLTPADVYRHL comes from the coding sequence GTGAAAACCTTCGACGACCTCTTCGTCGAGCTCGCAGACAAAGCCCGCACCCGCCCTGAGGGTTCCGGCACCGTGCGCGAACTCGACGCCGGAGTGCACGCCATCGGCAAGAAGATCGTCGAGGAGGCGGCCGAGGTCTGGATGGCCGCCGAGTACCAGTCCGACGACGAAACCTCCGAAGAGATCTCGCAGCTCCTGTACCACCTGCAGGTCCTCATGCTCGCGAAAGGCCTGACGCCCGCCGACGTGTACCGACATCTCTGA
- the trpB gene encoding tryptophan synthase subunit beta: protein MALRDQTGPYFGEFGGRFVPESLVAALDELGEAYDLAKLDPGFNEELAELGRSYTGRPSIITEVPRFAAHAGGARVVLKREDLNHTGSHKINNVLGQALLTKRIGKQRVIAETGAGQHGVATATAAALFGLDCTIYMGEVDTERQALNVARMRLLGAEVVAVKAGSRTLKDAINEAMRDWVTNVESTNYIFGTVAGPHPFPEMVRDFQKIIGEEARQQVLDLTGALPTAVAACVGGGSNAIGIFHAFLDDADVALYGFEAGGEGADTPRHAATITKGRPGVLHGARSFLLQDEDGQTIESHSISAGLDYPGVGPEHSWLAAIGRAQYRPVTDAAAMDALRLLTRTEGIIPAIESSHALAGALELGRELGPDSTILVSLSGRGDKDMDTAARWFGLYDGEEQA, encoded by the coding sequence ATGGCCCTGCGCGACCAGACCGGTCCCTACTTCGGCGAGTTCGGCGGGCGCTTCGTGCCCGAGTCGCTTGTCGCAGCCCTCGACGAGCTCGGCGAGGCGTACGACCTCGCGAAGCTCGACCCGGGCTTCAACGAAGAGCTCGCCGAGCTCGGGCGCAGCTACACCGGGCGTCCCTCGATCATCACCGAAGTGCCCCGGTTCGCCGCGCACGCGGGCGGTGCGCGAGTCGTCTTGAAGCGCGAAGACCTCAACCACACGGGCTCGCACAAGATCAACAACGTGCTCGGCCAGGCGCTCCTCACGAAGCGCATCGGCAAGCAGCGAGTCATCGCCGAGACCGGCGCAGGTCAGCACGGGGTCGCGACGGCGACCGCGGCGGCACTCTTCGGTCTCGACTGCACGATCTACATGGGCGAGGTCGACACCGAGCGACAGGCGCTCAACGTGGCCCGCATGCGCCTCCTCGGCGCCGAGGTCGTCGCCGTCAAGGCGGGTTCGCGCACCCTCAAAGACGCCATCAACGAAGCGATGCGCGACTGGGTGACGAACGTCGAGTCGACCAACTACATCTTCGGCACGGTCGCGGGTCCGCACCCGTTCCCCGAGATGGTGCGCGACTTCCAGAAGATCATCGGCGAAGAGGCGCGACAGCAGGTCCTCGACCTCACGGGTGCGCTGCCGACCGCCGTCGCCGCATGCGTCGGCGGCGGGTCGAACGCGATCGGCATCTTCCACGCGTTCCTCGACGACGCGGATGTCGCGCTGTACGGCTTCGAGGCCGGCGGAGAGGGCGCCGACACGCCCCGCCACGCCGCGACGATCACGAAGGGTCGCCCAGGCGTCCTCCACGGCGCCCGCAGCTTCCTTCTGCAAGACGAAGACGGTCAGACGATCGAGTCGCACTCGATCTCGGCCGGTCTCGACTACCCGGGCGTCGGCCCCGAGCACTCGTGGCTCGCGGCGATCGGGCGTGCGCAGTACCGTCCGGTGACGGATGCGGCAGCGATGGACGCTCTGCGTCTCCTCACCCGCACCGAGGGCATCATTCCCGCAATCGAGTCGTCGCACGCGCTCGCGGGCGCGCTCGAACTCGGTCGCGAACTCGGACCCGACTCGACGATCCTCGTGAGCCTCTCCGGCCGCGGTGACAAAGACATGGACACGGCCGCCCGCTGGTTCGGCCTGTACGACGGCGAGGAGCAGGCATGA
- a CDS encoding Trp biosynthesis-associated membrane protein, with product MPAILAAIVGGGLALLSWSQTWFDLVLRADAGAGSGTPIEVSGQVASPALAAFGLAGLALAGALAIAGPVIRIVLGVLAALLGGCVVLAAALTMGDPVAAVSPAVTDATGVAGAGPTASLVGTVTATFWPVLAFAGGALLVASGVLVLATGTVWPSSSRRYRDGAAPAFEPVDGAAEPESAVASDAGRSEASGEVSRARLHRSASDRAIDDWDELSRGDDPTG from the coding sequence TTGCCTGCGATCCTCGCGGCTATCGTCGGCGGCGGCCTCGCGCTCCTGTCGTGGAGCCAAACGTGGTTCGACCTCGTCCTCCGAGCCGACGCGGGCGCCGGGTCCGGCACCCCGATCGAGGTCTCCGGTCAGGTCGCGTCACCTGCCCTCGCGGCCTTCGGGCTCGCGGGACTCGCGCTCGCGGGCGCGCTCGCGATCGCGGGTCCGGTCATCCGGATCGTGCTCGGCGTGCTGGCTGCGCTCCTCGGCGGATGCGTCGTGCTCGCCGCCGCACTGACGATGGGCGACCCGGTCGCGGCCGTCTCGCCCGCGGTGACGGATGCCACGGGCGTCGCCGGAGCCGGTCCCACGGCGTCGCTCGTCGGCACGGTGACGGCGACGTTCTGGCCGGTGCTCGCATTCGCGGGCGGCGCGTTGCTCGTGGCATCCGGAGTCCTCGTCCTCGCGACCGGCACCGTGTGGCCGTCCTCGTCGCGTCGCTACCGCGACGGGGCTGCGCCCGCGTTCGAGCCCGTCGACGGCGCAGCCGAGCCCGAGAGCGCCGTCGCGTCCGATGCAGGTCGTTCCGAGGCATCCGGTGAGGTGTCCCGCGCCCGTCTGCACCGCAGCGCGTCCGACCGCGCGATCGACGACTGGGATGAGCTCAGCCGCGGCGACGATCCGACCGGCTGA
- the hisF gene encoding imidazole glycerol phosphate synthase subunit HisF, which yields MTLAVRVIPCLDVAAGRVVKGVNFQNLRDAGDPVELAARYGEQGADELTFLDVTATVDDRSTTYDMVQRVAEQVFIPLTVGGGVRSDEDVARLLGHGADKIGVNSAAIARPSLIAEIADRFGAQVVVLSLDVKRSGRTESGFVVTTHGGRTETDLDALAWARLAIELGAGELLVNSIDADGTKEGYDLELTALMHELSTVPVIASGGAGAVEHFAPAVAAGADAVLAASVFHNGEMTIGEVKAALAADGRIVR from the coding sequence ATGACCCTCGCCGTCCGAGTCATCCCGTGCCTCGACGTCGCGGCGGGCCGCGTCGTCAAGGGTGTCAACTTCCAGAACCTGCGTGACGCGGGCGATCCCGTCGAACTCGCAGCGCGGTATGGCGAGCAGGGCGCGGACGAGCTCACGTTCCTCGACGTCACGGCGACGGTCGACGACCGGTCGACGACGTACGACATGGTGCAGCGCGTCGCAGAGCAGGTGTTCATCCCGCTCACGGTCGGCGGCGGCGTCCGCAGCGATGAAGACGTCGCGCGCCTGCTCGGCCACGGCGCCGACAAGATCGGCGTCAACAGCGCCGCGATCGCCCGCCCGTCCCTCATCGCCGAGATCGCCGACCGGTTCGGCGCGCAGGTCGTGGTGCTGTCGCTCGACGTCAAGCGCAGCGGGCGCACCGAGTCGGGCTTCGTCGTCACGACCCACGGCGGGCGCACCGAGACCGACCTCGACGCGCTCGCGTGGGCGCGGCTCGCGATCGAGCTCGGCGCAGGGGAACTCCTCGTGAACTCGATCGACGCCGACGGCACCAAGGAGGGGTACGACCTCGAGCTCACGGCGCTCATGCACGAACTGTCGACCGTGCCCGTCATCGCCTCGGGCGGCGCCGGCGCAGTCGAGCACTTCGCGCCTGCGGTCGCGGCCGGAGCAGACGCCGTGCTCGCGGCATCCGTGTTCCACAACGGCGAGATGACCATCGGCGAGGTCAAAGCCGCACTCGCGGCCGACGGAAGGATCGTGCGATGA
- the trpA gene encoding tryptophan synthase subunit alpha, translating into MRTVGSVIARRNEEAGGALIGYLPVGFPDFDTSVEAAVALVENGVDIIELGLPYSDPVMDGPVIQAATQQALANGFRLADGFEAVRRITARVDAPVLVMTYWNPVLQYGVDRFADDLVAAGGAGLITPDLIPDEASDWLAASERTGLDRVFLTAPTSTDARIRHTVDASRGFVYAVSTMGITGARADVDAAARTLVGRLHDAEAPAACVGVGISTSAQVREVLGYAEGAIVGSALVDALAKRGVEGVAELAAELARGTRPE; encoded by the coding sequence ATGAGGACGGTCGGATCCGTCATCGCGCGGCGCAACGAAGAGGCCGGCGGTGCACTCATCGGCTACCTGCCGGTCGGCTTCCCCGACTTCGACACGAGCGTCGAGGCGGCGGTCGCACTCGTCGAGAACGGCGTCGACATCATCGAGCTCGGCCTGCCGTACTCCGACCCCGTCATGGACGGCCCCGTCATCCAGGCGGCTACCCAGCAGGCGCTCGCGAACGGCTTCCGTCTCGCAGACGGCTTCGAGGCGGTTCGGCGCATCACGGCACGAGTGGATGCCCCGGTGCTCGTGATGACCTACTGGAACCCCGTGCTCCAGTACGGCGTCGACCGCTTCGCCGACGACCTCGTCGCCGCGGGCGGCGCCGGGCTCATCACGCCCGACCTCATTCCCGACGAGGCATCCGATTGGCTCGCAGCCTCCGAGCGCACCGGACTCGACCGCGTCTTCCTCACGGCGCCGACCTCCACCGACGCGCGCATCCGGCACACCGTCGACGCGAGCCGAGGGTTCGTGTACGCCGTCTCGACGATGGGCATCACGGGTGCCCGTGCCGACGTCGACGCCGCAGCCCGCACCCTCGTCGGCCGACTGCACGATGCCGAGGCCCCCGCCGCGTGCGTCGGCGTCGGCATCTCGACGTCCGCGCAGGTGCGCGAAGTGCTCGGCTACGCCGAAGGCGCGATCGTGGGCTCGGCGCTCGTCGACGCGCTCGCGAAGCGCGGCGTCGAGGGCGTCGCCGAGCTCGCAGCCGAGCTCGCGCGCGGCACGCGCCCCGAGTGA
- the trpC gene encoding indole-3-glycerol phosphate synthase TrpC, producing MLSELTANAVADARARETVRSLAEVQAAAKARPPALDALALLAPGERVKVIAEIKRSSPSRGALAQIADPASLARSYELGGASAISVLTEGRKFGGSLADLEAVREAVALPVLRKDFVATAYQVYEARAAGADLVLLIVAALDDETLRELYDLIVSLGMTALVETHSADELDRAAALGAKLIGVNARDLTTFELDRDLFGRLADRFPEGAIRVAESAVLTPDDVAHYRRAGADAVLVGEALVTGDPIANLSAFLAV from the coding sequence GTGCTCAGCGAACTGACGGCGAACGCCGTCGCAGACGCACGCGCCCGCGAGACGGTTCGGTCGCTCGCCGAAGTGCAGGCCGCCGCGAAGGCACGCCCGCCGGCGCTCGACGCTCTCGCGCTCCTCGCTCCCGGCGAGCGGGTCAAGGTCATCGCCGAGATCAAGCGCTCGAGCCCGTCGCGCGGCGCCCTGGCCCAGATCGCCGACCCCGCATCGCTCGCCCGCAGCTACGAACTCGGGGGAGCGAGCGCGATCAGCGTCCTCACCGAGGGGCGCAAGTTCGGCGGATCGCTCGCCGACCTCGAGGCCGTCCGCGAGGCCGTGGCGCTGCCGGTGCTCCGAAAAGACTTCGTCGCGACCGCGTACCAGGTCTACGAGGCACGCGCCGCAGGCGCCGACCTCGTGCTCCTCATCGTCGCCGCACTCGATGACGAGACCCTTCGCGAACTCTACGACCTCATCGTGTCGCTCGGCATGACGGCGCTCGTCGAGACGCACTCGGCCGACGAGCTCGACCGGGCCGCGGCTCTCGGCGCGAAGCTCATCGGCGTCAACGCGCGCGATCTCACGACGTTCGAACTCGACCGCGACCTCTTCGGCCGTCTCGCCGACCGGTTCCCCGAGGGGGCGATCCGCGTCGCGGAGTCGGCCGTGCTCACCCCCGACGACGTCGCCCATTACCGACGCGCGGGCGCCGACGCGGTGCTCGTGGGCGAGGCCCTCGTCACGGGCGACCCCATCGCGAACCTCTCTGCATTCCTGGCGGTGTGA
- the hisG gene encoding ATP phosphoribosyltransferase yields MLRIAVPNKGSLADIAAEMLYEAGYTGRRDAKELFVADHRNGVEFFYLRPRDIATYVGSGALDVGITGRDLLLDSGSDATEIAALGFGDSTFRFAGPAGVFAELADLEGVRVATSYPGLVGEFLAKHGVTANLVKLDGAVESAVRLGVADAVADVVSTGTTLRQAGLEIFGPVILESEAVFIGSGVEQSGTQTLLRRLQGVLVARRYVLLDYDVPRSQLEAATAAAPGFESPTISPLHDPEWAAVRVMIPRIGMNQVMDTLYELGARAILVSAIHAARL; encoded by the coding sequence ATGCTCCGCATCGCCGTGCCCAACAAGGGCTCGCTCGCCGACATCGCAGCCGAGATGCTGTACGAGGCCGGGTACACCGGCCGCCGCGACGCCAAAGAACTGTTCGTCGCCGACCACCGCAACGGGGTCGAGTTCTTCTACCTCCGTCCGCGCGACATCGCCACCTACGTCGGCTCGGGCGCGCTCGACGTCGGCATCACGGGTCGCGACCTCCTGCTCGATTCGGGTTCGGATGCCACCGAGATCGCCGCGCTCGGATTCGGCGACTCGACGTTCCGCTTCGCCGGCCCCGCCGGGGTCTTCGCCGAACTCGCCGACCTCGAGGGCGTGCGCGTGGCGACGAGCTATCCGGGCCTCGTGGGCGAGTTCCTCGCCAAGCACGGCGTGACGGCGAACCTCGTGAAGCTCGACGGCGCGGTCGAATCGGCCGTCCGGCTCGGCGTGGCAGACGCCGTCGCCGACGTCGTCTCGACGGGCACGACGCTCCGCCAGGCCGGTCTCGAGATCTTCGGGCCGGTCATCCTCGAGTCCGAGGCCGTCTTCATCGGCTCGGGCGTCGAACAGTCGGGCACGCAGACCCTCCTCCGGCGACTCCAGGGCGTGCTCGTCGCGCGCCGCTACGTGCTCCTCGACTACGACGTGCCGCGCTCGCAACTCGAGGCCGCGACGGCCGCCGCGCCGGGCTTCGAATCGCCGACGATCTCGCCCCTCCACGACCCCGAGTGGGCGGCCGTGCGCGTGATGATTCCGCGCATCGGCATGAACCAGGTCATGGACACGCTCTACGAGCTCGGTGCGCGCGCGATCCTCGTGAGCGCCATCCACGCGGCGAGGTTGTGA
- a CDS encoding DUF6704 family protein, which translates to MSTETADPGHGHSPAAWTAVVIMLIAFTIGTFAFWFDLAWLVWASAGLLVVGLLVGWALKSAGYGVGGSKTTPKTH; encoded by the coding sequence ATGAGCACTGAGACCGCAGATCCCGGCCACGGACACTCGCCCGCAGCATGGACCGCCGTCGTGATCATGCTCATCGCGTTCACGATCGGCACCTTCGCCTTCTGGTTCGACCTCGCCTGGCTCGTCTGGGCCTCGGCCGGTCTCCTCGTCGTCGGCCTCCTCGTCGGCTGGGCGCTCAAGAGCGCCGGCTACGGCGTCGGCGGGTCGAAGACCACGCCCAAGACCCACTGA
- a CDS encoding RsmB/NOP family class I SAM-dependent RNA methyltransferase: MRVSPARIVAHEVLGAVRDDEAYANLLLPNRIERSKLSEADAALATELTYGTLRLSGYYDAVIEIAANRSVAQIDPAVLDILRLGAHQLLATRVPTHAAVHEQVVIAHRVAPQAAGFVNAVLRTLSRTDADEWKTRVAARAKTEDARLAAVHSHPEWIVRALRAALDRDERAGELEALLAADNVSPRVNLAVLPGLGDETPADLGTPNTYSPLGFTAERPIALVGAHEGRVRVQDEGSQLAALALTRAKPVEPGERWLDLCAGPGGKTAILATEALAGDAVLVANELVPARTELVRRAIAGVPLDVPVRTGDGRDLEIAALGSPDGFDRILLDAPCTGLGALRRRPEARWRKQPTDVPALSLLQGELVDAALRALRPGGLLGYVTCSPHTAETHGTIAAARKRWGDRIESVDTRAVIEAVAEHPIDVRGDGSTVQLWPHAHGTDAMFIALLRKTS; the protein is encoded by the coding sequence GTGCGAGTGTCGCCCGCGCGCATCGTCGCCCACGAGGTGCTCGGCGCCGTGCGCGACGACGAGGCGTACGCGAACCTCCTGCTGCCGAACCGCATCGAGCGTTCGAAGCTCAGCGAGGCCGACGCCGCACTCGCGACCGAGTTGACGTACGGCACGCTGCGGCTCTCCGGCTATTACGACGCCGTCATCGAGATCGCCGCGAACCGCTCGGTCGCCCAGATCGATCCGGCGGTGCTCGACATCCTCCGTCTCGGCGCCCATCAATTGCTCGCGACGCGCGTGCCGACGCATGCGGCCGTGCACGAGCAGGTCGTCATCGCGCACCGGGTCGCGCCGCAGGCGGCGGGGTTCGTGAACGCGGTGCTCCGCACGCTTTCGCGCACCGACGCCGACGAGTGGAAGACACGCGTCGCTGCTCGAGCGAAGACCGAGGACGCACGCCTGGCCGCCGTGCACTCGCATCCCGAGTGGATCGTGCGGGCACTTCGGGCGGCGCTCGACCGCGACGAGCGCGCAGGGGAGCTCGAGGCGCTGCTCGCCGCCGACAACGTCTCGCCGCGCGTGAACCTCGCGGTCCTCCCTGGCCTCGGCGACGAGACGCCCGCAGACCTCGGCACCCCCAACACCTACTCGCCGCTGGGCTTCACGGCCGAGCGTCCCATCGCGCTCGTCGGCGCGCACGAGGGGCGCGTTCGCGTGCAAGACGAGGGCTCGCAGCTCGCGGCGCTCGCGCTCACGCGTGCGAAGCCCGTCGAACCGGGGGAGCGGTGGCTCGACCTCTGCGCCGGCCCGGGCGGCAAGACGGCGATCCTGGCCACCGAGGCGCTCGCGGGCGACGCCGTGCTCGTCGCGAACGAACTCGTGCCCGCCCGCACCGAACTCGTTCGCCGTGCGATCGCGGGCGTGCCGCTCGACGTGCCCGTGCGGACGGGCGACGGCCGCGATCTCGAGATCGCGGCGCTCGGATCTCCCGACGGATTCGATCGCATTCTGCTCGACGCGCCCTGCACGGGGCTCGGCGCGCTCCGGCGGCGCCCAGAGGCGAGGTGGCGCAAGCAGCCGACGGATGTCCCCGCGCTCTCGCTGCTTCAGGGCGAACTCGTCGACGCGGCCCTCCGGGCCCTCCGTCCCGGGGGCCTCCTCGGGTATGTGACGTGCTCGCCGCACACGGCCGAGACGCACGGCACGATCGCCGCCGCACGCAAGCGGTGGGGAGACCGGATCGAGTCGGTCGACACGCGTGCCGTGATCGAGGCCGTGGCGGAGCATCCGATCGATGTCCGCGGGGACGGGTCGACGGTGCAGCTCTGGCCGCACGCGCACGGCACTGATGCGATGTTCATCGCACTCCTCCGAAAGACCTCCTGA
- the rpe gene encoding ribulose-phosphate 3-epimerase: MTTRINPSILAADFANLEHELGRIATADLVHVDVMDNHFVPNLTIGRPVVERIAQVSPIPLDVHLMIEDPDRWAPGYAEAGAASVTFHVESANDPVAIARRLREIGARAGVALKPGTPVEPFLDVLDEFDQVLVMTVEPGFGGQAFMPETMPKLSRVAAAVRERGLDVWLQVDGGITVDTLGIALEAGADTFVAGSAVFKGDPAEQIADLRAAASAHVHVRNHPAGTDRLDG, from the coding sequence ATGACGACGCGCATCAATCCGAGCATCCTGGCCGCCGACTTCGCGAACCTCGAGCACGAGCTCGGGCGGATCGCGACGGCCGATCTCGTGCACGTCGACGTCATGGACAACCACTTCGTGCCGAACCTCACGATCGGCCGTCCGGTGGTCGAGCGGATCGCCCAGGTGTCGCCGATTCCGCTCGACGTGCACCTCATGATCGAAGATCCTGACCGGTGGGCGCCCGGCTACGCCGAGGCGGGCGCGGCGAGTGTGACCTTCCATGTCGAGTCCGCGAACGACCCCGTGGCGATCGCGCGGCGTTTGCGCGAGATCGGGGCGCGCGCCGGCGTCGCGCTGAAGCCCGGCACTCCCGTGGAGCCGTTCCTCGACGTGCTCGACGAGTTCGATCAGGTGCTCGTCATGACGGTCGAGCCGGGCTTCGGCGGCCAGGCGTTCATGCCGGAGACGATGCCCAAGCTCTCCCGGGTCGCCGCGGCCGTGCGCGAGCGCGGGCTCGACGTGTGGCTCCAGGTCGACGGCGGCATCACGGTCGACACCCTCGGCATCGCGCTCGAGGCGGGTGCCGACACCTTCGTCGCGGGGTCCGCGGTGTTCAAGGGCGACCCCGCGGAGCAGATCGCGGACCTGCGCGCCGCCGCTTCGGCACACGTGCACGTCAGGAACCACCCCGCCGGCACCGATAGGCTGGACGGGTGA